The following coding sequences lie in one Geotoga petraea genomic window:
- a CDS encoding phage tail tube protein, with protein MSIGTGAKSAVTIGEETTFATEAEVKYKVPFTSESLNHSVETNQSEALLGNRAVKSLAPGKEGAEGSIDLEAYPGIMGFLFYLALGKSVAYDSNSDSTDDSTKIIPIGITEDLPSATIEVDHSGNKIKYTGMTVNSLSFSGAVGDIPTMSVDFTGKEEIIGAATVSSTLVEPGEDPYYFKELTLYNDEFTTVADLYSSIDIEINNNIDADDYRLDGTGKRKSVTANKLEVTGSVNIYFDSSVLTNEYSKYKNFEDAKIGIKLVKDTGEELQIFLPRIKFTEMPHDIGGADKISLNANFTSIIPALGDVIEVVDKTNDTGTY; from the coding sequence ATGAGTATAGGAACTGGTGCAAAGTCAGCAGTAACTATTGGGGAAGAAACTACTTTTGCTACCGAAGCAGAAGTTAAGTATAAAGTTCCATTTACTTCTGAAAGTCTTAATCATAGTGTAGAAACAAATCAATCAGAAGCATTGTTAGGAAACAGGGCTGTTAAATCTCTTGCTCCTGGAAAAGAAGGAGCTGAAGGTTCTATTGATTTGGAAGCTTATCCTGGTATTATGGGATTTTTGTTTTATTTAGCCCTAGGAAAATCTGTTGCTTATGATTCTAATAGTGATTCTACAGATGATTCAACAAAAATTATTCCTATTGGAATAACAGAGGATCTTCCTTCAGCAACTATAGAAGTAGATCATTCAGGAAATAAAATAAAATACACTGGTATGACAGTTAATTCATTGAGTTTTTCTGGAGCTGTAGGAGATATTCCAACTATGTCTGTAGATTTTACTGGTAAAGAAGAGATTATAGGAGCAGCTACTGTAAGTTCTACTCTCGTAGAACCAGGTGAGGATCCTTATTACTTTAAAGAATTAACTCTTTACAACGACGAATTTACAACCGTTGCTGATTTGTATTCATCTATTGATATAGAGATAAATAACAACATAGATGCAGATGATTATCGTTTAGACGGAACAGGAAAAAGAAAAAGTGTTACTGCTAATAAGTTAGAAGTTACTGGATCAGTAAACATTTATTTTGATTCTTCCGTTCTAACTAATGAATATAGCAAATACAAAAATTTTGAAGATGCTAAGATAGGTATTAAACTAGTAAAAGATACAGGCGAAGAATTACAGATATTTTTACCAAGAATAAAATTCACAGAAATGCCTCATGACATTGGTGGAGCAGATAAGATAAGTCTTAATGCTAATTTTACATCAATAATTCCAGCTTTAGGTGATGTTATTGAAGTTGTAGATAAAACTAACGATACAGGTACATATTAA
- a CDS encoding phage tail tape measure protein, translated as MANAATMSIIINAKDMASKTIAGIGGSLNNLQKTANRVQRSFNDFKNSYNELARGAEIALGAIGAAGGAIFMFSKNTEKAMANASTMFNKTAKDFEKYLGKDISKISMQYGQNLESMWQATYDLGSAGITLENVPAVLQKVAKAAVAGNTDTSTAFTGAIKQIKAFGLEIKDLERVFAVQFQSVQKGLLTYEELAQSIPEVAATARTLGENWVDATATFAELTKYMPDASQAANALSNVYNELTEKSESLKEAGIELYRDGKFIGFSKVLRQITSQIDGKTNEEVAQFFNSLGLSEEAGNAVKSLVNNYESLQNTLSSTTDDVSALNEMFEKQTSTAEWQFRKLVVVLDNLKQTIYSAFKDTLGKWIQKAAVWVQGLTRWIEENKDQFVELISAVVRLLGVIIGFNIALNIFSKLGSVLSALTNPFTWILGAIAAVFTMLEDQQKEAIFEWIGKAIDNIISYVKELFSLLSNDGFMAVLQKIFKDIGSLFGNIGNFTIGIAVEVVKWLGDKIPEWINKGKQAIDMLIAKVDESGLPQWAKNVLKGALNTAKLALELAGDAYDWLSGIIGATKEMFLNIKNGEDSPLSAVLKWLSSIVDTTVKFGINILSDVLGWLYGLFGADSEAVENFKINLEGTAWEWYEKMKEWEDNAIQITLDLLMGKNEFEDGTLFNIGPFGEEKKNDGWLKYLIPSPEIFLPGGYKGGQFDVGGYTGDGGKYQPAGIVHAGEYVIPQWLVKKAPGLVGTIENVRKQGYANGGAVGFLPGYFDGGDVVELLKKYFIGGEEDSGVSKDINTTTDTVGYIFDFVKNYIPEQEEELSVIQQAVNEMLGIQKSDEEKPEKSNVEKTIDKLYTFFPEMKQYYDKDKGEAGNLGKIFSLGMAGQGSMKDNFLGGFAGLFKDLIGPLGEAVAMLSNVQALLNPITTIVEGMMTILGPLINNALMPFVNILTNLGKMLGTLLVPLLNPLLAGLQILGNVLTWVYNKVLVPIGKGMYIVFASIASGFNWVYNVVSDIIKGLTFGAINMGKRAVKSMDQIIKEAGEKFQEIDIKKQDEYNTEYKSSVTSSGPENVYNTFNINANDSFIQDSQEKFKTLIFKLIKEYEKESGLKFAT; from the coding sequence ATGGCTAATGCAGCTACCATGAGTATTATTATAAATGCAAAAGATATGGCTTCAAAAACTATAGCTGGTATAGGTGGTTCTTTGAATAATCTACAAAAAACAGCTAATAGAGTTCAAAGAAGCTTTAATGATTTTAAAAATTCATATAATGAATTAGCAAGAGGTGCAGAAATAGCTTTAGGTGCAATAGGTGCAGCTGGTGGAGCTATATTCATGTTTTCTAAAAATACAGAAAAGGCTATGGCTAATGCTTCAACAATGTTTAATAAGACTGCAAAAGATTTTGAAAAATATTTAGGAAAAGATATATCGAAAATATCAATGCAATATGGTCAAAACTTAGAATCAATGTGGCAAGCAACATATGATTTAGGATCAGCTGGAATTACATTAGAAAATGTCCCTGCAGTATTACAAAAAGTTGCTAAAGCAGCGGTTGCAGGTAATACTGATACATCTACAGCATTTACAGGAGCTATAAAACAGATAAAAGCTTTTGGTTTAGAAATAAAAGACCTTGAAAGAGTTTTCGCTGTACAATTCCAAAGTGTTCAAAAAGGGTTACTCACTTATGAAGAGTTAGCTCAATCAATACCAGAAGTTGCAGCGACAGCTAGAACTCTTGGTGAAAATTGGGTTGATGCAACAGCAACTTTTGCAGAATTAACAAAATATATGCCTGATGCCTCTCAAGCGGCTAATGCTCTATCAAATGTATATAATGAATTGACAGAGAAATCAGAAAGTTTGAAAGAAGCGGGTATTGAATTATATAGAGACGGAAAATTTATTGGTTTTTCAAAAGTTTTAAGACAAATAACTTCTCAGATTGATGGAAAAACAAATGAAGAAGTTGCACAGTTTTTCAATTCATTGGGTTTATCAGAAGAAGCTGGGAATGCTGTAAAAAGTTTAGTAAATAACTATGAAAGCTTGCAAAACACATTAAGCAGCACAACTGATGATGTTTCAGCTTTAAATGAAATGTTTGAAAAGCAAACAAGTACAGCAGAGTGGCAGTTTAGAAAATTAGTTGTTGTTTTAGACAACCTTAAGCAAACAATATACAGTGCTTTTAAAGATACATTAGGAAAATGGATTCAAAAAGCAGCTGTTTGGGTTCAAGGCCTTACGAGATGGATTGAAGAAAATAAAGACCAGTTTGTTGAATTAATAAGTGCTGTTGTAAGGCTTTTAGGAGTTATTATCGGATTCAATATCGCATTAAATATATTTAGCAAGTTAGGTTCAGTATTATCTGCTCTTACTAATCCTTTCACTTGGATATTGGGAGCAATTGCAGCAGTTTTCACAATGCTTGAAGATCAACAAAAGGAAGCTATATTTGAATGGATAGGCAAAGCTATAGACAATATAATTTCTTATGTAAAAGAGCTATTCTCATTATTGTCTAACGATGGATTTATGGCTGTATTACAAAAGATATTTAAAGATATTGGCAGTTTGTTTGGAAATATAGGCAACTTTACTATTGGGATAGCTGTTGAAGTTGTTAAATGGCTTGGAGACAAAATACCAGAATGGATAAATAAAGGTAAACAAGCTATTGATATGCTCATAGCTAAGGTTGATGAAAGTGGATTACCTCAATGGGCTAAGAATGTTTTAAAAGGAGCTTTAAATACAGCAAAATTAGCTTTAGAGTTAGCTGGTGATGCTTATGATTGGCTTTCTGGAATAATTGGTGCAACTAAAGAAATGTTTTTAAATATAAAAAATGGTGAAGATAGTCCCTTAAGTGCAGTATTAAAATGGTTATCTTCAATTGTAGATACAACTGTAAAATTTGGAATAAATATATTATCTGATGTTTTGGGTTGGCTTTATGGATTATTTGGGGCTGATTCAGAAGCAGTAGAAAATTTTAAAATAAATTTAGAAGGTACTGCATGGGAATGGTATGAAAAAATGAAAGAGTGGGAAGATAATGCAATACAGATTACATTAGACTTGTTGATGGGAAAAAATGAATTTGAAGATGGAACTTTATTTAATATAGGGCCATTCGGTGAAGAAAAGAAAAATGATGGTTGGTTAAAATATCTCATTCCATCACCAGAGATTTTTTTACCAGGTGGTTATAAAGGTGGACAATTTGATGTTGGTGGATATACAGGAGACGGGGGAAAATATCAACCTGCTGGGATAGTTCATGCGGGGGAATATGTTATTCCGCAGTGGCTTGTTAAAAAAGCTCCTGGACTTGTTGGAACGATTGAAAATGTCAGAAAACAAGGATACGCAAATGGTGGAGCTGTTGGATTTTTACCTGGTTATTTTGATGGTGGAGATGTTGTTGAATTATTAAAAAAATACTTCATAGGTGGGGAAGAAGATAGTGGAGTTAGTAAAGATATAAATACAACCACAGACACAGTTGGATATATATTTGATTTTGTTAAGAATTACATACCAGAGCAAGAAGAGGAGTTATCAGTTATTCAGCAAGCAGTGAATGAAATGCTTGGAATCCAAAAATCAGATGAAGAAAAACCAGAAAAAAGTAATGTAGAAAAAACCATAGATAAGTTATATACATTCTTTCCAGAAATGAAGCAGTATTACGATAAAGATAAAGGTGAAGCAGGTAATTTAGGTAAAATATTCTCTTTGGGTATGGCAGGGCAAGGGAGTATGAAAGATAACTTCCTTGGAGGTTTTGCTGGTTTATTTAAAGATTTAATAGGTCCTCTTGGAGAAGCTGTTGCAATGCTTTCAAATGTTCAAGCTCTTTTAAATCCAATAACAACAATTGTAGAAGGAATGATGACAATATTAGGGCCATTGATAAACAATGCTCTTATGCCTTTTGTCAATATACTTACAAATCTTGGTAAAATGCTTGGTACTTTATTAGTTCCTTTGTTAAATCCACTTTTAGCAGGATTGCAGATACTAGGTAATGTTTTAACTTGGGTATATAACAAAGTTTTAGTACCAATTGGAAAGGGAATGTATATAGTGTTTGCTTCAATAGCTTCTGGGTTTAATTGGGTATATAACGTCGTTTCAGACATAATAAAAGGCTTAACTTTTGGAGCTATAAACATGGGTAAAAGAGCAGTAAAATCAATGGATCAAATCATAAAAGAAGCAGGAGAAAAATTCCAGGAAATTGATATCAAAAAACAAGACGAATATAACACAGAATATAAGAGTTCAGTTACTAGCTCTGGCCCAGAAAATGTTTATAATACTTTTAATATAAATGCTAATGATAGTTTTATTCAAGATAGTCAAGAAAAATTCAAAACTTTAATATTCAAACTAATAAAAGAATATGAAAAAGAATCAGGTTTAAAATTTGCAACTTAA
- a CDS encoding major capsid protein, translating to MKNIYNLLDSKKFVDHVMNRPQRNYLGAAIFPSEPTDSLRFEYLKGANANPVMGNVIAWGKEAPIRGRDNMATISGKINAIKLKMNLGEENMIKLFESRNSGSNIPQSVIKKYFDDVIYTYDGVENKIEYLRMQALCKGILDYTNDGYQITVDYLMPTENKPTVSTLWSDETNSNPEADIFTWMTMIKENGGLAPTKAITSTKVLNHILNNANLRKAILGVNSDRLLTQKDLNAYFGSKGYPQVTTYDLRARDLDGNVKRFFDEDKFVILPGNGQAGKTLVAPTAESLSTTMKKVKTLKGITVTQWETNDPVDLWTKAAGAQIVTMPYAEQQVSATVI from the coding sequence ATGAAGAATATCTATAATTTATTAGATTCAAAGAAATTTGTGGATCATGTAATGAACAGACCACAAAGAAATTATTTGGGAGCAGCAATATTTCCTTCTGAACCAACTGATTCATTAAGATTTGAATATCTAAAAGGTGCTAATGCTAACCCAGTAATGGGTAATGTAATAGCGTGGGGTAAAGAAGCTCCTATAAGAGGTAGAGATAATATGGCAACTATCTCTGGTAAAATCAACGCTATCAAATTGAAAATGAATCTTGGTGAGGAAAATATGATCAAATTATTCGAATCAAGAAATTCTGGTAGCAATATACCTCAATCAGTAATAAAGAAATATTTTGATGATGTAATTTACACATATGACGGTGTAGAAAACAAAATAGAATACTTAAGAATGCAAGCTCTTTGTAAAGGTATTCTTGACTATACTAATGATGGTTATCAGATCACCGTTGATTATTTAATGCCAACTGAAAACAAACCAACTGTATCTACATTATGGAGTGATGAAACAAATTCAAATCCAGAAGCAGATATTTTCACATGGATGACTATGATAAAAGAAAATGGCGGATTAGCACCTACAAAAGCTATAACTTCAACAAAAGTATTAAATCACATATTGAACAACGCAAACCTAAGAAAAGCTATTTTAGGAGTTAATTCAGATAGATTATTGACTCAGAAAGATTTAAACGCTTATTTTGGTTCAAAAGGTTATCCTCAAGTTACTACATATGATTTACGAGCCAGAGATTTAGATGGAAATGTAAAAAGGTTCTTTGACGAAGACAAATTTGTTATACTTCCTGGAAATGGGCAAGCTGGTAAAACATTAGTAGCTCCTACAGCTGAATCATTATCAACAACAATGAAAAAAGTTAAAACATTGAAAGGTATTACAGTAACTCAATGGGAAACTAATGATCCAGTTGATTTATGGACAAAGGCAGCAGGTGCTCAAATAGTAACCATGCCTTATGCAGAACAACAAGTTTCAGCAACTGTAATATAA